TAAGGTATTGCGGGTGACCATTGCTTGGGAAGGGGGCGCGGCCGCATGCCGGAGGAAACCGGCGGGAGCGTGACGGACCGGCTCGCGCCGGTCCTGCGGACGGTACGGGCCGGCAACGGCTTCGAGGAGGCGCTGGAGCAGATCCTCCAGGTCGTGCGGCTGGGTCTGGTGTCCGGGGGCGAGCGGCTGCCGGCCGAGCGGGAGCTGGCGGAGCGGCTGGGGATCAGCCGGGTCACGCTCCGCGAGGTGCTGCGGGTGCTCCAGGACCAGGGGCTGGTGGAGGCCCGGCGCGGCCGGTACGGCGGAACGTTCGTGCTGCCGCGGGCGGATTCCGGCGGTGAGGACGAACTGCGGCGCCGGGTCGCCGGGGTCGACATCGAGGACGTGCTGCGCTTCCGGGAGGTGCTGGAGGTGGGCGCGGCCGGGCTGTGCGCGGCGCACGGGCTGACGGACGCGCGGGCGGCGCGGCTGCGCGAGGCGCTGGCCGGCACGCGGGACGCGCCGCTGGCCTCCTACCGGCGGCTGGACACGAGGCTGCACCTCACCCTCGCCGAGCTGTGCGGCTCACCGACCCTGGCCGCGCAGTACGCCGCCGTCCGGGCCGGCCTGAACGACCTGCTGGACTGCATCCCGCTGCTGGTGCGCAACCTGGAGCACTCGCAGCGGCAGCACACCGCGCTCGTGGCGGCGGTGCTCGACGGCGACGCCGACGGAGCGCGGGAGATCGCGCGGGAGCACTGCGCGGGGACGGCCGCGCTGCTGCGCGGGTTCCTGGCCTAGGGCGCGTACGCGTCTTGCCGCGGCGACGGCGCCCGGCAAAGGTATGAGGACGAGCCATTACCGGGAGGTCGGATGGCGGGCATGCCGCTGATCGGCGTCAGTACGTACCTGGAGACCGGGGCGCGCTGGGGCGTGTGGGAGCTGGAGGCGGCGCTGCTTCCGGCCGGGTATCCGCGGCTCGTGCAGCGGGCGGGCGGGCTGGCCGTGATGCTCCCGCCGGACGCGCCGGAGCACGCCTCCGCCACCGTCGCCCGACTGGACGGCCTGGTGATCGCGGGCGGCCCGGACGTGGAGCCGGCCCGCTACGGTGCCGAGCGCGACCCGCGCACCGGACCGCCGGCCCGGGCCCGCGACACCTGGGAACTGGCGCTCATCGAGGCGGCCCTGAGCACGGGGGTGCCCCTGCTGGGCGTCTGCCGGGGCATGCAGCTGCTGAACGTCGCCCTGGGCGGCACCCTGGTCCAGCACATCGACGGCCACGCCGAGGCGGTCGGGGTCTTCGGCGGCCACCCGGTCACGCCGGTGCCGGGGACGCTGTACGCCGGTGTCGTGCCCGAGGAGGTGTTCGTGCCGACGTACCACCACCAGGCGGTGGACCGGCTCGGTACGGGGCTGGTCCCCTCCGCCCACGCCGCGGACGGCACCGTCGAGGCCCTCGAACTGCCGTCCGGCCGGGGCTGGGTCCTCGGCGTGCAGTGGCACCCGGAGATGGGCGAGGACGTGCGGGTGATGGCGGCACTGGTGAACGCGGCGGCATCGGACTGAACCGGCCCACCCCACCTGGCCCGTGCCGCACGAGCCGGACCCGGCACCCAGCCGACCGACCGGCACCGGCGCGGCACACCCGAGTGGAACCCGGCACCACCCACCCGTGCCCCACGAGCCGAACCCGGCACCCAGCCGGCCCACCGGCACCGGCGCCGCACACCCGAGCGAAACCCCGGCGACACACCCCGCCCACGACACCCACCCGTGCCCCACGAGCCGAACCCGGCACCCAGCCGGCCCACCGGCACCGGCGCGGCACACCCGAGCGGAACCCGGCGGTTCGGCCGCGTGGCGCCCACGGCGAGGTTCGGCGGTCAGGTCCCTCGACCGCGCCACACGGCCTACGCCCGCGTCAGTGAGAGCAGTTGCCGGGCCGGGCCGGTCGGGCGGTGGCCCGTGGGCCAGACCGCTCGCAGGTCGCGGGCCAGGGCGACGTCCGCCACGGGCACGCGCACCAGGCGCCGGGTCGTGAGTTCCTCGCCGACGGCGAGTTCGCTGAGGACCGAGGGGCCGGCCCCGCTCACCGCGGCCGCCTTGACGGCGGTGGTCGACGAGAGCTCGATCAGGGGGCGGGCCAGGCCGCCCAGCGCCGCGTCCAGGACCTGCCGGGTGCCGGAGCCCTGTTCCCGCAGGATCAGCGGGGTGGCGGCCAGTTCCGCCGCCTCGAGCGGGCGCCGGCGGCGGGCCCAGGGGTGACCCGGTGCCGTCACGACGATCAGGCGGTCGTGGGCGATGACAGCCGAGTCGAGGCCCGCGGGGACGCTCACTCCCTCCACGAAGCCCAGGTCGGCCTCGCCGGACAGCAGGCGCTCCGCCACCGCCGCGGAGTTCCCGGCGAGCAGCGACACCGCGGTGTCCGGCAGCTGGGTGCGCAGGGCGACCAGCCAGCCCGGCAGCAGGTACTCGGCGATCGTCATGCTCGCCGCCACCCGCAGCCGCGAGTCCCGCCGGTCCCGCAGCGCCTGCGCTCCCGCGTCGAACGCCTCGGCGGCCTCCACGATCCGGCGCGCCCAGTCCGTGACCAGCGCCCCGGCGTCGGTCAGCCGCGAACCGCGCGGCGAACGGTCCACCAGGGCGACCCCGAGCTGGCGTTCCATCGACCGGATGCGGCTGCTGGCGGCCGGCTGGGTGATGCCCAGCTCACGTGCCGCCCCGCCGAGACTGCCCAGCCGCGCCACCGCCAGCAGCAGCTCCATGGCGCCGAGATCCGGCACCCGGTGCGCCAGGGAGCCCGCCACGTGCCGCCCCCGGGGGTCCTGTCCGCCCTCCGCGCCGTCCGTGTCACCCGACCGCCTGGCGCTGCCCGTACCGCTGCTCATAACCCCAGCTTATGCCCTCATAGAGGAAGGGTCCCTGGTCAGGACATTCGGCCGGCAGGACCGTGGACGCATGGTCACCGCAGCCCGGTCCCGCTCCGTCCCCGCGGAGCAGCCCCTCTCCCCCGCCGCCCCCGCCCGGCGCGCCCTCGCCGTCCGTCATCTCGGGCCCAACTGGTACGCCTGCGTCATGGGGACCGCCGTCGTCGGTACCGCGGGAGCCGCGCTGCCCTGGCACGTGCCGGGGTGGCGCGCCGTCTGCACCGCGGTCTGGGCGCTGTCCTTCCTCCTGCTGGGGACGCTGCTGGTGGCCCGTTCCCTGCACTGGCGCCACCATCGCGACCAGGCCCGTGCCCATCTGCTCGACCCGGCGGCGGCGCCGTTCTACGGCTGTCTGTCGATGGCGCTCCTGGCCGTCGGCGGCGGGTCCGTCTCCCTGGGCCGGGACTGGATCGGCGCCTTCGCCGCGGTCGCCCTGTGCGCCGTGCTCTTCGCCGCCGGTACGGCCGTCGCGCTCGCGGCCGCGGTCGGGGTGCCGTACCTGATGGCCGTGCGCCACCGGATCGGGCCCGGGCAGGCAGGGCCGGTGTGGCTGCTGCCGCTCGTCGCGCCGATGGTCTCCGCGGCCGTCGGGCCGCTCCTGGTCCCGCACCTCCCGCCGGGACAGCCGCGCGAGACGCTGCTGCTCGCCTGCGTCACCCTGTTCGGGATGAGCCTGCTCGCGGCGCTGGTGACGCTGCCCGTGATCTTCGGCAGGCTACTCACCGGCGGTCCGCTGCCGCTCGCGCTGACTCCGACGCTGTTCCTGGTGCTGGGCCCGCTCGGGCAGTCCACGACCGCCGTGGGGCAGTTCGCGGAGGTGGCCCCCGGGGCCGGCCCGACCCCGTACGGCACGGCGTTCGGGGTCTTCGCCGTCCTGTACGGCGTTCCCGTCATGGGCTTCGCGCTGTGGTGGCTGTGCCTCGCCGCCGCGCACGTCGTGCGGGCCCGGCGCGAGGGCATGGGGTTCTCGATGACGTGGTGGTCGTTCACCTTCCCGGTGGGCACCTGCGTCACCGGCTCGCAGTCGCTGGCCCGGCACACCGGACTGGCCGCCTACGACGCCCTCACCGTCGTCCTGTACGCGGTGCTCGTCGCCGCCTGGGCCGTCGCCGCCGTGCACACCGCGCGCGGCGTGGTCAGCGGCGCGCTGCTCGCAGGGCCGCGTCCAGCACCCGGGGGGCCTCGGCCAGTGACGGTCCGTACCACGTGAGGCACCGCCCGTCGACGAGGGCGCAGGGCAGGCCGGGGAAGGCCTCGGGGCCGTCGTCGGCGGTGAAGCGGTACGGCTCGTCCGGCAGGACCACGACGTCCGGGCGGGCCGCCCGGAGCTCCTCGACCGCGATCTTCGGGTACCGCTCGGCGTGAGGGCCGTACAGGTTGTCCACGCCGAGGCGGGCCAGCACGTCGCCGGCGAAGGTGTCCCGGCCGAGCACCATCCAGGGCCTACGCCAGACGGGCACGACGGCCGTACGGCGCCGCTCCGGGGCCAGGGACGGCGACGACGACGGGGCAGGGGCCCGGGCAGGGGACCTCGGGGCCGAGGCCGAGGACGGCGACGGGGCTCGGGACGGCGACGAGGGAGCCGGGGCCGGTGGCGCCGCCGCCCAGGCCGCCTCCGCCTCGTCCAGCCACCGGGGCCTGGAGGCCGCGCCGCAGGCGGCCAGCACCCGGTCCAGTTCGGTGAAGGCCTGCGACACCGTC
This region of Streptomyces ambofaciens ATCC 23877 genomic DNA includes:
- a CDS encoding FadR/GntR family transcriptional regulator, yielding MPEETGGSVTDRLAPVLRTVRAGNGFEEALEQILQVVRLGLVSGGERLPAERELAERLGISRVTLREVLRVLQDQGLVEARRGRYGGTFVLPRADSGGEDELRRRVAGVDIEDVLRFREVLEVGAAGLCAAHGLTDARAARLREALAGTRDAPLASYRRLDTRLHLTLAELCGSPTLAAQYAAVRAGLNDLLDCIPLLVRNLEHSQRQHTALVAAVLDGDADGAREIAREHCAGTAALLRGFLA
- a CDS encoding gamma-glutamyl-gamma-aminobutyrate hydrolase family protein; this translates as MAGMPLIGVSTYLETGARWGVWELEAALLPAGYPRLVQRAGGLAVMLPPDAPEHASATVARLDGLVIAGGPDVEPARYGAERDPRTGPPARARDTWELALIEAALSTGVPLLGVCRGMQLLNVALGGTLVQHIDGHAEAVGVFGGHPVTPVPGTLYAGVVPEEVFVPTYHHQAVDRLGTGLVPSAHAADGTVEALELPSGRGWVLGVQWHPEMGEDVRVMAALVNAAASD
- a CDS encoding LysR family transcriptional regulator, which produces MSSGTGSARRSGDTDGAEGGQDPRGRHVAGSLAHRVPDLGAMELLLAVARLGSLGGAARELGITQPAASSRIRSMERQLGVALVDRSPRGSRLTDAGALVTDWARRIVEAAEAFDAGAQALRDRRDSRLRVAASMTIAEYLLPGWLVALRTQLPDTAVSLLAGNSAAVAERLLSGEADLGFVEGVSVPAGLDSAVIAHDRLIVVTAPGHPWARRRRPLEAAELAATPLILREQGSGTRQVLDAALGGLARPLIELSSTTAVKAAAVSGAGPSVLSELAVGEELTTRRLVRVPVADVALARDLRAVWPTGHRPTGPARQLLSLTRA
- a CDS encoding TDT family transporter, producing the protein MVTAARSRSVPAEQPLSPAAPARRALAVRHLGPNWYACVMGTAVVGTAGAALPWHVPGWRAVCTAVWALSFLLLGTLLVARSLHWRHHRDQARAHLLDPAAAPFYGCLSMALLAVGGGSVSLGRDWIGAFAAVALCAVLFAAGTAVALAAAVGVPYLMAVRHRIGPGQAGPVWLLPLVAPMVSAAVGPLLVPHLPPGQPRETLLLACVTLFGMSLLAALVTLPVIFGRLLTGGPLPLALTPTLFLVLGPLGQSTTAVGQFAEVAPGAGPTPYGTAFGVFAVLYGVPVMGFALWWLCLAAAHVVRARREGMGFSMTWWSFTFPVGTCVTGSQSLARHTGLAAYDALTVVLYAVLVAAWAVAAVHTARGVVSGALLAGPRPAPGGPRPVTVRTT
- a CDS encoding helical backbone metal receptor; the encoded protein is MRAVSLVPSLTEAVAVTLPGVLAGATDWCTHPAGLDVVRVGGTKNPKTDRILSLAPDLVIANEEENRPDDLDALRAAGVEVLVTEVRTVSQAFTELDRVLAACGAASRPRWLDEAEAAWAAAPPAPAPSSPSRAPSPSSASAPRSPARAPAPSSSPSLAPERRRTAVVPVWRRPWMVLGRDTFAGDVLARLGVDNLYGPHAERYPKIAVEELRAARPDVVVLPDEPYRFTADDGPEAFPGLPCALVDGRCLTWYGPSLAEAPRVLDAALRAARR